Part of the Cellulomonas hominis genome, TTCGTGGCGATGGGCTGGGAGATCGCCGAGGGCCCCGAGGTCGAGGCGGAGTGGTTCAACTTCGACGCCCTGAACTTCGGCCCGGACCACCCCGCGCGCCAGATGCAGGACACGTTCTACGTCGCGGCCCCCGAGGGCGAGCCGGACCCGCACCTGGTGCTGCGCACGCACACCTCGCCGGTGCAGGCCCGCAGCCTCCTGGAGCGGGACCTGCCGGTGTACATCGCGTGCCCGGGCCGGGTGTTCCGCACCGACGAGCTCGACGCGACGCACACCCCGGTGTTCCACCAGGTCGAGGGCCTCGCGGTCGACAAGGGCCTGACGATGGCGCACCTCAAGGGCACGCTGGACCACTTCGCGCGCGCGATGTTCGGCCCGGAGGCGCGCACCCGCCTGCGGCCGTCGTTCTTCCCGTTCACCGAGCCGAGCGCCGAGATGGACCTGTGGTTCCCCCAGAAGAAGGGCGGCCCGGGCTGGATCGAGTGGGGCGGCTGCGGGATGGTCAACCCGAACGTACTGCTGGCGGCGGGCATCGACCCCCAGGTGTACTCCGGCTTCGCGTTCGGGATGGGCATCGAGCGCACGCTCATGCTCCGTCACGAGATCGCGGACATGCACGACATGGTGGAGGGCGACGTCCGCTTCTCCACCCAGTTCCGGGCGGTGATCTGATGCCTCGCATCCCTCTGACCTGGCTCGGCGAGCACGTCGAGCTCCCCGCCGGCCTGACGGCCGAGCAGCTCGCGGCGGACCTGGTCCGCGTCGGGCTCGAGGAGGAGGCCGTGCACCCGGCCGCCGTGTCCGGCCCGCTG contains:
- the pheS gene encoding phenylalanine--tRNA ligase subunit alpha is translated as MSTPDTPLSPLDPDAVGRALDDALAAVAAAGDLDALKSARLAHTGERSPLALANRAIGGLAPADKAVAGRTVGQARGRLNAAIAAREAELAAERDARVLVEEAVDVTLPSDRTPRGARHPLELLAERVADVFVAMGWEIAEGPEVEAEWFNFDALNFGPDHPARQMQDTFYVAAPEGEPDPHLVLRTHTSPVQARSLLERDLPVYIACPGRVFRTDELDATHTPVFHQVEGLAVDKGLTMAHLKGTLDHFARAMFGPEARTRLRPSFFPFTEPSAEMDLWFPQKKGGPGWIEWGGCGMVNPNVLLAAGIDPQVYSGFAFGMGIERTLMLRHEIADMHDMVEGDVRFSTQFRAVI